From one Streptococcus pneumoniae genomic stretch:
- the murB gene encoding UDP-N-acetylmuramate dehydrogenase: MVNEMIQQALEGIDIRYQEPLKEYTYTKVGGVADYIVFPRNRYELARVVRFANQAEIPWTVLGNASNIIVRDGGIRGFVIMFDKLNSMTVNGYTIEAEAGAKLIAATQVALRHSLTGFEFACGIPGSIGGAVFMNAGAYGGEIAHILTSCKVLTQEGEIKTLTGKEMTFGYRHSAIQATGDIVISAKFALRPGVHSTIQQEMARLTHLRELKQPLEYPSCGSVFKRPVGNFAGQLISEAGLKGHRIGGVEVSTKHAGFMVNVADGSAADYEALIEHVIAEVEKQSGITLEREVRLIGENL; encoded by the coding sequence ATGGTAAATGAGATGATTCAACAAGCATTAGAAGGCATTGATATTCGTTATCAAGAACCTTTGAAAGAATACACCTATACAAAAGTGGGAGGAGTGGCAGATTATATAGTGTTTCCTCGCAATCGTTATGAATTGGCGCGTGTGGTTCGTTTTGCTAATCAAGCGGAGATTCCATGGACGGTGCTCGGCAATGCCAGTAATATCATCGTGAGAGACGGTGGTATTCGTGGTTTTGTCATCATGTTTGACAAGTTAAATAGTATGACAGTGAATGGCTACACGATTGAAGCAGAGGCGGGAGCTAAGTTGATTGCAGCGACGCAAGTAGCCCTTCGCCATAGCTTGACTGGCTTTGAATTTGCCTGTGGTATTCCAGGAAGTATCGGTGGGGCTGTCTTTATGAATGCAGGGGCTTACGGTGGTGAGATTGCCCATATTTTGACATCTTGTAAGGTCTTGACGCAAGAAGGTGAGATTAAGACCTTGACAGGAAAAGAGATGACCTTTGGCTATCGTCATTCTGCCATTCAGGCGACTGGCGATATCGTCATTTCAGCGAAATTCGCACTCAGACCTGGTGTTCATAGCACGATTCAGCAAGAAATGGCACGCTTGACGCATTTGAGAGAGTTAAAACAGCCTTTGGAGTATCCGTCTTGTGGCTCGGTCTTTAAGCGTCCAGTTGGAAATTTTGCAGGTCAGTTGATCAGTGAAGCGGGGCTGAAAGGTCATCGGATTGGTGGAGTTGAGGTATCCACTAAGCATGCTGGTTTTATGGTCAATGTAGCAGATGGATCTGCCGCTGATTACGAGGCTTTGATTGAGCATGTCATCGCTGAGGTTGAGAAGCAGTCAGGAATTACCTTGGAGCGTGAAGTGCGGCTTATTGGCGAAAACTTATAA
- a CDS encoding homoserine dehydrogenase: protein MSVKIALLGFGTVASGVPFLLKENKEKIEQAAHQEIEIEKVLVRDDAEKERLLAAGHAYHFVTNIDEILTDETIAIVVELMGRIEPAKTFITRALEAKKHVVTANKDLLAVHGQELTAIAKENHVALYYEAAVAGGIPILRTLVNSLASDKVTRVLGVVNGTSNFMMTKMVEEGWSYEDALAEAQRLGFAESDPTNDVDGIDAAYKMVLLSQFALGMAVNFDDIAHKGIRSITPEDVAVAQELGYVVKLVGSIEETVSGIAAEVTPTFLPKAHPLASVNGVMNAVFVESIGIGESMYYGPGAGQKPTATSVVADLVRIVRRMKEGTIGKAFNEFSRPVVLAKPEDVKHHYYFSILAPDKKGQVLRLAEIFNAQDVSFKQILQHGTDGDLARVVIITHAVSKTQLENLVAELEKAKEFQLLNTFKVLGE from the coding sequence ATGTCAGTAAAGATTGCTTTATTAGGATTTGGAACAGTAGCGAGTGGTGTGCCTTTTCTACTCAAGGAAAACAAGGAAAAGATTGAGCAAGCAGCCCATCAGGAAATTGAGATTGAAAAGGTCTTAGTCAGAGATGATGCTGAAAAAGAGCGCTTACTTGCAGCAGGGCATGCCTATCATTTTGTGACCAATATTGATGAGATTTTAACAGATGAGACGATTGCCATTGTTGTGGAGTTGATGGGACGGATTGAGCCGGCTAAGACCTTTATCACGCGTGCGTTAGAAGCGAAAAAGCACGTTGTTACGGCTAATAAAGATTTGCTTGCTGTTCATGGGCAAGAATTAACGGCGATTGCAAAAGAGAATCATGTGGCGCTCTACTATGAAGCAGCTGTGGCAGGTGGGATTCCGATTTTGCGGACCTTGGTCAATTCTCTAGCGTCAGACAAGGTGACGCGTGTTCTCGGTGTGGTGAATGGTACGTCTAACTTTATGATGACCAAGATGGTGGAAGAAGGCTGGTCGTATGAGGATGCGCTAGCAGAGGCTCAGCGTCTTGGCTTTGCTGAGAGCGATCCGACAAATGACGTAGATGGAATTGACGCTGCCTATAAAATGGTTCTTCTTAGCCAATTTGCCCTTGGTATGGCGGTAAATTTTGACGATATCGCCCATAAAGGGATTCGTAGTATCACGCCAGAAGATGTTGCCGTGGCGCAAGAATTGGGTTATGTAGTCAAATTAGTCGGCTCCATTGAGGAAACAGTATCAGGAATTGCAGCAGAAGTAACACCAACTTTCTTGCCTAAAGCTCACCCCTTAGCTTCTGTCAATGGTGTCATGAATGCTGTCTTTGTAGAGTCGATCGGAATTGGTGAGTCTATGTATTATGGTCCAGGTGCAGGGCAAAAACCAACAGCGACTAGCGTAGTAGCAGATCTGGTCCGTATCGTACGACGAATGAAAGAAGGAACGATTGGTAAAGCCTTTAATGAATTTAGTCGTCCTGTCGTTCTTGCAAAACCAGAAGATGTGAAACACCACTATTATTTTTCTATCTTGGCACCTGATAAGAAAGGGCAAGTCCTTCGCTTGGCAGAAATTTTCAATGCCCAAGACGTATCCTTTAAGCAAATCCTCCAGCATGGAACAGACGGTGATTTGGCGCGTGTTGTAATTATTACGCATGCGGTCAGTAAGACACAGCTAGAGAATCTTGTAGCAGAATTGGAGAAAGCGAAAGAGTTCCAATTGTTGAATACCTTTAAAGTATTGGGAGAGTAA
- a CDS encoding ABC transporter substrate-binding protein: MKKLYSFFLGILAIILLLWGISTHIQSQTTKSDSDKLVIYNWGDYIDPELLEEFTKETGIQVQYETFDSNESMYTKIKQGGTTYDIAIPSEYMIAKMKSENLLVPLDHSKIKGLENIGERFLNQPFDKDNQYSIPYFWGTLGIVYNSKLVTEAPEHWDDLWRAEYKNDIMLIDGAREVMGFGLNSLGYSLNSKNEEQLQEAVDKLYRLTPNIKAIVADEMKQYMIQNNAAIGVSFSGEARQMLDGNEDLRYVVPSEASNLWFDNMVIPKTVKNKEAAYQFINFMLRPESAYKNALYVGYSTPNTAAKVLLPEEVQNDEAFYPSEETMKHLEVYESLGQKWLGLYNDLYLQVKMYRK; this comes from the coding sequence ATGAAAAAATTGTATTCATTCTTTCTTGGAATTCTTGCCATTATCCTACTTTTGTGGGGAATTAGCACCCATATCCAAAGCCAAACGACAAAGAGTGACAGTGATAAATTAGTTATCTATAACTGGGGAGATTATATCGACCCAGAATTGCTAGAGGAATTTACGAAGGAAACAGGGATTCAGGTGCAGTATGAGACCTTTGATTCCAATGAATCTATGTATACCAAAATCAAGCAGGGTGGCACAACTTATGATATCGCTATTCCTAGCGAATACATGATTGCTAAGATGAAATCAGAAAATCTCCTTGTACCGCTTGATCATAGTAAAATCAAAGGTTTGGAGAACATTGGTGAGCGCTTTTTGAATCAGCCCTTTGATAAAGACAACCAATACTCTATTCCCTATTTCTGGGGGACTTTAGGTATTGTCTATAATAGCAAGTTGGTGACGGAAGCTCCTGAGCATTGGGATGATCTATGGCGAGCAGAATATAAAAATGATATTATGCTGATTGATGGGGCGCGTGAGGTCATGGGCTTTGGTCTTAATTCCTTAGGATATAGTTTAAACAGCAAAAATGAAGAACAATTGCAAGAGGCGGTGGACAAATTGTACCGCTTGACACCCAATATCAAGGCCATTGTCGCAGATGAAATGAAGCAATATATGATTCAAAATAATGCGGCAATTGGGGTGAGCTTCTCAGGAGAAGCCAGACAGATGCTGGATGGTAATGAAGACCTACGCTATGTGGTGCCAAGTGAGGCTAGCAACCTTTGGTTTGACAATATGGTCATTCCCAAAACGGTGAAAAACAAGGAAGCGGCGTATCAATTTATCAATTTTATGCTACGACCAGAATCCGCTTATAAAAATGCCCTCTATGTGGGCTATTCCACACCGAACACTGCTGCTAAAGTCCTTCTACCAGAAGAAGTTCAAAATGATGAAGCCTTCTACCCAAGTGAAGAGACGATGAAACACTTAGAAGTGTACGAATCACTCGGACAAAAATGGCTCGGTCTTTACAATGACCTCTATTTACAGGTCAAGATGTATCGGAAATAA
- a CDS encoding ABC transporter ATP-binding protein — MKKPIIEFKNVSKVFEDSGTVVLKDINFELEEGKFYTLLGASGSGKSTILNIIAGLLDATTGDILLDGVRINDIPTNKRDVHTVFQSYALFPHMNVFENVAFPLRLRRVEKAEIERRVAEVLKMVQLEGFERRSIRKLSGGQRQRVAIARAIINQPRVVLLDEPLSALDLKLRTDMQYELRELQQRLGITFVFVTHDQEEALAMSDWIFVMNDGEIVQSGTPVDIYDEPINHFVATFIGESNIISGRMIEDYLVEFNGKRFESVDGGMRPNEPVEIVIRPEDLQITLPEEGKLQVKVDTQLFRGVHYEIIAYDELGNEWMIHSTRKAIVGEVIGLDFEPEDIHVMRLNETEEEFDARIEEYVEIEEVEDGLINAIEEERDEESNL, encoded by the coding sequence TTGAAAAAACCAATTATTGAATTCAAAAACGTGTCAAAGGTCTTTGAAGATAGTGGAACAGTCGTTTTAAAGGATATAAACTTTGAACTTGAAGAAGGGAAATTTTATACTCTTTTAGGGGCTTCTGGGTCAGGAAAATCAACGATTTTAAATATCATTGCAGGACTCTTGGACGCAACGACAGGAGATATTTTGCTAGATGGTGTACGGATTAACGATATTCCGACGAATAAACGCGATGTGCATACAGTTTTTCAATCCTATGCCCTGTTTCCACACATGAATGTTTTTGAAAATGTTGCTTTTCCTTTGCGGTTGCGAAGAGTAGAAAAGGCAGAGATTGAGCGCCGCGTGGCAGAAGTCTTGAAAATGGTGCAGTTAGAAGGCTTTGAGCGTCGTTCTATTCGCAAATTATCTGGTGGTCAGCGTCAGCGGGTGGCGATTGCTCGTGCCATTATCAATCAACCGCGTGTGGTTTTGCTGGATGAGCCTTTATCAGCTCTTGATTTGAAACTGCGGACTGACATGCAGTATGAGTTACGAGAATTGCAACAACGCCTTGGTATTACCTTTGTCTTTGTCACCCACGACCAAGAAGAGGCTCTAGCGATGAGTGATTGGATCTTTGTCATGAATGATGGCGAGATTGTCCAATCTGGTACACCGGTGGATATTTATGATGAGCCGATTAACCATTTTGTTGCGACCTTTATTGGAGAATCAAACATTATCTCTGGTCGTATGATTGAAGACTATTTGGTGGAATTCAACGGCAAACGCTTTGAATCAGTGGACGGTGGTATGCGCCCTAATGAGCCTGTTGAGATTGTCATTCGTCCTGAGGATCTTCAAATTACCCTGCCAGAAGAAGGGAAATTGCAGGTAAAAGTCGATACCCAGCTCTTTCGTGGGGTCCACTATGAGATTATCGCCTATGATGAATTGGGCAATGAATGGATGATTCATTCCACTCGAAAAGCCATTGTTGGTGAAGTGATTGGCTTAGACTTTGAACCTGAAGATATCCATGTCATGAGGCTAAATGAAACGGAAGAAGAATTCGACGCTCGGATTGAAGAGTATGTAGAAATCGAAGAAGTCGAAGACGGTTTGATCAATGCCATTGAGGAGGAAAGAGATGAAGAAAGCAACCTCTAA
- a CDS encoding ABC transporter permease — MKKLAATYLGLVFLVLYLPIFYLIGYAFNAGDDMTTFTGFTLVHFEAMFSDSRLMLILAQTFFLAFLSALIATIIGTFGAIHIYQARKKYQEAFLSVNNILMVAPDVMIGASFLILFTTLKFQLGFVSVLASHIAFSIPIVVLMVLPRLKEMNDDMIHAAYDLGASSFQVLKEIMLPYLTPAIIAGYFMAFTYSLDDFAVTFFVTGNGFSTLSVEIYSRARQGISLDINALSALVFLFSILLVIGYYFISREKEEKL; from the coding sequence ATGAAAAAACTTGCAGCAACCTATTTAGGTCTGGTCTTTCTCGTCCTTTATCTGCCGATTTTTTATCTAATTGGCTATGCCTTTAACGCAGGAGATGACATGACCACTTTTACTGGCTTTACGCTTGTGCATTTTGAGGCTATGTTTAGCGATAGTAGATTGATGTTGATTTTGGCACAAACCTTCTTTTTAGCCTTTTTATCCGCCTTGATTGCAACAATCATTGGTACCTTTGGGGCTATTCATATCTATCAGGCGCGTAAGAAGTATCAAGAAGCCTTTTTATCGGTCAATAATATCTTGATGGTAGCACCTGATGTCATGATTGGGGCGAGCTTTCTTATTCTCTTTACGACGCTTAAATTCCAGCTTGGATTTGTGTCTGTTTTGGCGAGCCACATTGCCTTTTCGATTCCGATTGTGGTCTTGATGGTCTTGCCTCGCTTGAAAGAGATGAATGACGATATGATTCATGCAGCCTATGATTTGGGAGCTAGTTCTTTTCAAGTGTTGAAAGAAATTATGCTCCCTTATCTGACGCCTGCCATCATTGCGGGTTACTTTATGGCTTTTACCTATTCTTTAGATGATTTTGCCGTAACCTTCTTTGTGACAGGAAATGGCTTTTCAACGCTGTCTGTTGAAATTTACTCTCGGGCTCGTCAAGGGATTTCCTTGGACATCAATGCCCTTTCTGCCTTGGTCTTTCTCTTTAGTATCCTCTTGGTGATTGGCTACTACTTTATCTCCAGAGAGAAGGAGGAGAAACTATGA
- the rarD gene encoding EamA family transporter RarD: MTKEGIGLGLGLLSYLLWGFLSLFWKLLGGIDSYAVFSYRIVWTCLTMICYMLFTKQSQRFCKELVTCIKQQQLRWRMLGASFFIALNWLVYIFAVSHAQATEASLGYYLMPLVSILLSLLVLKERLQGVTIFAILLAGLGILVLLFQTGYLPIVSLILSVSFAMYGLLKKEVSLSSDVCMLIESAVVLPFATVYLLFFAKTSMADYIVSENLMLMLSGLVTAIPLLLFAEALKRAPLSQISFLQYLNPTIQLMLALTVFGESIDHEQLPGFVLIWLAIAIFIIGQWLYLKRMKQRL, translated from the coding sequence TTGACTAAAGAAGGAATCGGGCTAGGGTTAGGCTTGTTATCCTATCTGCTTTGGGGATTTTTATCCCTCTTTTGGAAATTGCTGGGTGGGATTGATAGCTATGCTGTGTTCAGCTATCGGATTGTCTGGACTTGTTTGACTATGATTTGTTATATGCTCTTTACAAAACAAAGTCAGCGTTTTTGTAAGGAATTGGTGACTTGTATCAAGCAGCAGCAACTTAGGTGGCGTATGTTAGGAGCTAGTTTCTTTATCGCCCTTAACTGGCTCGTGTATATCTTTGCGGTCAGTCATGCTCAGGCAACAGAAGCTAGTCTTGGTTATTACCTCATGCCCTTGGTGTCTATCTTGCTGTCACTTTTAGTGTTAAAGGAACGATTGCAAGGAGTGACCATTTTTGCGATTCTATTAGCTGGCTTAGGCATTCTGGTATTGTTATTTCAAACAGGTTATTTGCCCATCGTGTCCTTGATTTTATCTGTGAGTTTTGCCATGTATGGGCTTTTGAAAAAAGAAGTGAGTTTATCTAGCGATGTGTGTATGCTGATAGAGAGTGCAGTGGTGTTACCTTTTGCGACTGTTTACTTATTATTTTTTGCAAAGACGAGTATGGCAGACTATATAGTGAGTGAAAATCTCATGCTCATGTTGTCTGGTCTTGTGACAGCTATTCCACTCTTATTATTTGCAGAAGCGTTGAAGCGAGCACCGCTGAGTCAAATTAGCTTTTTACAGTACCTCAATCCAACGATTCAGCTGATGTTAGCATTGACGGTATTTGGAGAATCCATTGACCATGAGCAGTTACCAGGTTTTGTCTTGATTTGGCTAGCGATTGCTATCTTTATCATAGGACAATGGCTGTACTTAAAAAGAATGAAACAAAGATTATAA
- a CDS encoding polysaccharide deacetylase family protein gives MTHHYDNRTIRTRIEKRRKKRIFFVILSLTLLGLGFAFTWWIFSQHQTSTSQPQTDKQTQTVKDSSSTKPKQEDISNSTITWVKQTEPVKIPILMYHAIHVMDPSEAPNANLIVAPDIFESHLAALKEAGYYSLNPAEAYKVLTENVLPKDKKVVWLTFDDSLRDFYTNAFPLLEQYQMKATNNVITSFVENGREDMLTLNQIAEMKDKGMSFEDHTVNHPDLAVSSPDTQESELKISKDYLDQNLNQQTTTVAYPSGRYTETTMSIAEKLGYKMGLTTNNGLASLSDGLLSLNRVRIMPTTTAEDLLQEIATP, from the coding sequence ATGACTCATCATTACGATAATCGAACCATTCGCACCCGCATTGAAAAACGTCGCAAAAAACGAATCTTTTTCGTCATCCTATCTCTAACCCTCTTAGGACTGGGCTTTGCCTTTACTTGGTGGATATTCTCACAACACCAAACCTCAACATCTCAACCACAAACAGACAAGCAAACACAGACAGTCAAGGATTCCTCGTCAACCAAACCAAAACAAGAAGATATAAGCAATTCTACAATCACTTGGGTCAAGCAAACAGAACCCGTCAAAATTCCTATTCTCATGTACCATGCCATTCATGTCATGGATCCATCGGAAGCTCCGAATGCCAATCTCATTGTTGCTCCCGATATCTTTGAAAGCCATTTAGCAGCCCTAAAAGAGGCAGGCTATTATAGCCTTAACCCTGCTGAAGCCTACAAAGTATTGACTGAAAATGTCCTTCCCAAAGACAAAAAAGTCGTTTGGCTAACCTTTGACGATAGCCTCAGAGATTTTTATACCAACGCCTTTCCCCTCCTTGAGCAATACCAAATGAAAGCAACCAACAATGTCATCACAAGCTTTGTCGAAAATGGACGCGAAGATATGCTGACACTAAATCAAATAGCAGAAATGAAAGACAAAGGCATGTCTTTTGAAGATCATACAGTCAATCACCCAGATCTCGCTGTATCAAGCCCTGATACACAAGAAAGCGAATTAAAGATTTCTAAAGATTATTTAGACCAGAACTTAAACCAACAGACGACAACTGTCGCCTATCCGTCTGGACGATACACGGAAACGACTATGAGCATTGCCGAAAAACTCGGCTATAAAATGGGACTAACCACTAACAATGGTCTTGCTTCACTAAGCGATGGGCTCCTTTCACTTAATCGTGTCCGCATCATGCCAACTACCACAGCAGAGGATTTACTACAAGAAATTGCAACGCCTTAG
- a CDS encoding ABC transporter permease has protein sequence MKKATSKWFSIPYFLWIFLFVLAPVVMIIWQSFFNIEGQVTLENYKTYFTSQNLTYLKMSFNSVFYAGIITLVTLFISYPTAYFLTKLKHKQLWLMLIILPTWVNLLLKAYAFIGIFGQDGSVNQFLSFLGLGQQQILFTDFSFIFVASYIELPFMILPIFNVLDDLDPNLINASYDLGANSWETFRRVVFPLSMNGVRSGVQSVFIPSLSLFMLTRLIGGNRVITLGTAIEQHFLTTQNLGMGSTIAVILILAMMAVMWLTKERRE, from the coding sequence ATGAAGAAAGCAACCTCTAAATGGTTTAGTATCCCCTATTTTCTGTGGATTTTTCTCTTTGTATTAGCGCCAGTCGTGATGATTATTTGGCAGTCTTTCTTTAATATCGAAGGGCAAGTGACGCTTGAGAATTACAAAACTTATTTTACATCGCAGAATTTGACCTATCTCAAAATGAGCTTTAATTCGGTCTTTTATGCAGGAATTATCACCTTAGTGACCCTTTTTATCAGCTATCCAACAGCTTATTTTCTAACCAAACTCAAGCACAAGCAACTGTGGCTGATGTTGATTATCTTACCTACCTGGGTCAATCTTTTGCTCAAAGCTTATGCCTTTATCGGAATTTTTGGGCAAGATGGTTCTGTCAATCAATTCTTGAGTTTTCTTGGTCTTGGGCAGCAACAAATTCTTTTTACGGATTTCTCATTTATCTTTGTTGCTAGCTACATCGAGCTACCTTTTATGATTTTGCCAATTTTTAATGTTCTGGATGACTTAGACCCTAATCTGATCAATGCTAGCTATGACCTTGGGGCAAATAGCTGGGAAACCTTTCGACGTGTGGTCTTCCCCTTGTCCATGAATGGGGTGAGAAGTGGCGTTCAGTCTGTCTTTATCCCCAGTTTGAGTCTCTTTATGTTGACCCGTTTGATTGGGGGAAATCGAGTGATTACACTAGGGACAGCGATTGAGCAGCATTTCTTAACAACGCAAAATCTAGGCATGGGCTCAACGATTGCCGTTATTTTAATTCTTGCTATGATGGCAGTCATGTGGCTGACGAAGGAAAGGAGAGAATGA
- the thrB gene encoding homoserine kinase, with protein MKITVPATSANIGPGFDSVGLAVSKYLTIEVIEKSDTWNIEHELGEQIPHDEKNLLVKIARKVAPNLVPHHVKMISDIPLARGLGSSSSVIVAGIELANQLAELDLTDHEKLQIATELEGHPDNVAPAIFGNLVVASYQDGQVSAVCADFPACHLLAFVPAYELKTKDSRGVLPENLSYKEAVAASSIANVAIAALLKGDLKTAGQAIQSDLFHERFRQSLVAEFASIKQIGQEHGAYATYLSGAGPTIMILAPEEKVAAIKQEIIDLHLDGEVFDLCVDEEGVRVD; from the coding sequence ATGAAAATTACAGTACCAGCAACCAGTGCTAACATCGGACCGGGTTTTGATTCAGTTGGTCTTGCCGTTAGTAAATATTTGACGATTGAGGTCATTGAAAAAAGTGATACTTGGAATATTGAGCATGAATTAGGAGAGCAGATTCCTCATGATGAGAAAAATCTGTTGGTAAAAATCGCTCGCAAAGTCGCTCCCAATCTAGTTCCTCATCATGTTAAGATGATTAGTGATATTCCCTTGGCGCGTGGACTTGGCTCTTCTAGCTCAGTCATTGTAGCAGGGATTGAATTGGCCAATCAATTAGCTGAGCTTGACTTAACAGATCATGAAAAGTTGCAGATCGCAACGGAGTTGGAAGGACATCCAGATAATGTCGCACCAGCGATTTTTGGCAATCTTGTGGTGGCTAGTTACCAGGACGGACAGGTGAGTGCTGTCTGTGCTGATTTTCCAGCCTGTCATTTACTAGCCTTTGTGCCTGCTTATGAGCTAAAAACCAAGGATAGTCGTGGTGTATTGCCAGAAAATCTATCCTATAAAGAAGCAGTGGCAGCTAGCAGTATTGCTAATGTTGCGATTGCAGCTCTTTTAAAAGGTGATTTGAAAACGGCAGGACAAGCCATTCAATCGGATCTTTTTCATGAGCGTTTTCGTCAATCTTTAGTCGCTGAATTTGCCTCAATCAAGCAAATCGGACAAGAGCACGGTGCCTATGCGACTTATTTGTCGGGAGCAGGACCAACGATCATGATTTTAGCACCTGAAGAAAAAGTGGCTGCTATTAAGCAGGAGATAATAGATCTACATTTAGACGGAGAAGTCTTTGACCTCTGTGTAGATGAAGAGGGCGTCCGTGTTGACTAA